A region of Hoplias malabaricus isolate fHopMal1 chromosome 12, fHopMal1.hap1, whole genome shotgun sequence DNA encodes the following proteins:
- the usp9 gene encoding ubiquitin carboxyl-terminal hydrolase 9X isoform X8 → MTATTRGSPVGGNDSQDQGQAPDSQSQPPLPQNQTSSPTSSNENSPVSPPDEQAQGDCPPQLEEEEPAFPHADLAKLDDMINRPRWVVPVLPKGELEVLLEAAIDLCKKGLDVKCEACQRFFRDGLTISFTKILTDEAVSGWKFEIHRCIINNTHRLIELCVTKLSQDWFPLLELLAMATNPHCKFHIYNGTRPSETVPAGVQLAEDELFARPPDPRSPKGWLVDLVNKFGTLNGFQILHDRFMSGQALNVQIIAALIKPFGQCYEFLTLHTVKKYFLPIIEMVPQFLENLTDEELKKEAKNEAKNDALSMIIKSLKNLASRVPGQEETVKNMEIFRLKMILRLLQISSFNGKMNALNEVNKVISSVSYYTHRHGNPEEAEWLTAERMAEWIQQNNILSIVLRDSLHQPQYVEKLEKILRFVIKEKALTLQDLDNIWAAQAGKHEAIVKNVHDLLAKLAWDFSPEQLDHLFDCFKESWTNASKKQREKLLELIRRLAEDDKDGVMAHKVLNLLWNLAHSDDVPVDIMDQALSAHIKILDYSCSQDRDTQKIQWIDRFIEELRSNDKWVIPALKQIREICSLFGEAPQNLRKKIPINLKSLEGQTQRSPHVFYRHDLINQLQHNHALVTLVAENLSAYMESMRQFSKAEHTDFDPQTVRPGSRYSHVQEVQERLNFLRFLLKDGQLWLCAPQAKQIWKCLAENAVFLCDREACFKWYSKLMGDEPDLDPDINKDFFENNVLQLDPSLLTENGMKCFERFFKAVNCREGKLVAKRRVYMMDDLELIGLDYLWRVVIQGSDDIASRAIDLLKEIYTNLGPKLQANQVEIHEDFIQSCFDRLKASYDTLCVLDGDKDSINCARQEAIRMVRVLTVLREYITECDSDYHEERTILPMSRAFRGKHITLIVRFPNQGRQVDDLDIWSHTNDTIGSVRRCILNRIKANSAHTKIELFIGGDIVDPADDRKLIGQLSLKDKTLITAKLTQVSTNMPSSPDSSSDSSTGSPGNHGNHYSDGPNPEVESCLPGVIMSLHLRYISFLWQVADLGCNLNMPLLRDGARVLMKLMPPDNTTVENLRAICLDHAKLGENSLSPTLDSRFFGPSPSQVLYLIEVVYALLMPASGTLGEDASDFQYNFLKSGGLPLVLSMLTRNNFLPNADMETRRGAYLNALKIAKLLLTAVGFGHVKAVAEACQPVAEGTIPVSPINQVTHDQALVLQSALQNIPNPSAECMLRNVAIRLAQQISDENFFQALKYVPDICVIRAVQKIVWASGCGTIQLVFSSNEEISKIYEKTNAGNEPDAEDEQVCCEALEVMTLCFALIPTALDALSKEKAWQTFIIDLLLHCQSKSVRQMAQEQFFLMATRCCMGHRPLLFFITLLFTVLGSTAKERAKHAGDYFILLRHLLNYAYNSNINLPNAEVLLNNEIDWLKRIKDEVKRTGETGVEETILEGHIGVTKELLAFQTPEKKYYIGCEKGGANLIKELIDDFLFPASNVYLQYMKTGEFPTEQAIPVCSSPATITAGFELLVALAVGCVRNLRQIVDTLTDMYYSGCEALTEWEYLPPVGPRPNKGFVGLKNAGATCYMNSVIQQLYMIPPIRNGILAIEGTGSDVDDDMSGDEKQDNESNVDPRDEVFSYHHQFDDKPSLNKSEDRKEYNIGVLRHLQVIFGHLASSRLQYYVPRGFWKQFRLWGEPVNLREQHDALEFFNSLVDSLDEALKALGHPAMLSKVLGGSFADQKICQGCPHRYECEESFTTLNVDIRNHQNLLDSMEQYVKGDLLEGANAYHCEKCNKKVDTVKRLLIKKLPPVLAIQLKRFDYDWERECAIKFNDYFEFPRELDMEPYTVAGVAKLEGLDMHPENQVIQQNEPSELEPPCSSRYRLVGVLVHSGQASGGHYYSYIIQRNGSGGEGERNRWYKFDDGDVTECKMDDDEEMKNQCFGGEYMGEVFDHMMKRMSYRRQKRWWNAYILFYERMDSLDKDSELVKYISELSLSTKPHQVKMPSAIECSVRKQNVQFMHSRMQYSLEYFQFIKKLLTCNGVYLNPPPGQDHLLPEAEEIAMISIQLAARFLFSTGFHTKKVVRGPASDWYDALCVLLRHSKNVRCWFAHNALFAYPNRFSEYLLECPSAEVRGAFSKLVVFIAHFSLQDGPYPSPVASPGPSSQGCDNLSLSDHLFRAVLNLLRREVSEHGRHLQQYFNLFVMYANLGLAEKTQLLKLSVPATFMLVALDEGPGPPIKYQYAELGKLYTVVSQLVRCCDVATRMQSSINGNPPLPNPYGDPSLTQPIMPLQQLVAEILFVRTSYVKKIIEDCSNSEETIKLLRFCCWENPQFSSTVLSELLWQVAYSYTYELRPYLDLLLQILLIEDSWQTHRIHNVLKGIPDDRDGLFDTIQRSKNHYQKRAYQCIKCMVALFSNCSVAYQILQSNGDLKRKWTWAVEWLGDELERRPYTGNAQYTYNNWSPPVQSNETSNGYFLERSHSARMTLAKACELCPEEEPDDQEAPDDQDSSPPEDTSLYPHSPGTQYQQQNNLPHGQPYTGPAAQHMNNPQRPGVRAQENWEPPEEVPPAQTKD, encoded by the exons ATGACTGCCACGACACGTGGCTCCCCTGTAGGGGGGAATGACAGTCAGGACCAGGGCCAAGCTCCGGACAGTCAGTCCCAGCCGCCACTGCCCCAAAATCAG ACATCCTCTCCCACCTCATCCAATGAGAACTCTCCAGTGAGCCCTCCAGATGAACAGGCCCAGGGAGACTGCCCGCCccagctggaggaggaggagcctgCTTTTCCCCATGCAGACCTAGCCAAGCTGGATGACATGATCAACAG ACCCCGCTGGGTTGTTCCAGTTTTGCCAAAGGGTGAATTAGAAGTCCTTCTAGAAGCTGCTATAGATCTTTGTAAAAAAG GACTTGATGTCAAGTGTGAAGCCTGCCAGAGGTTTTTTCGTGACGGCTTGACAATATCCTTTACGAAAATATTGACGGATGAGGCCGTTAGCGGATGGAAATTTGAGATTCAT AGGTGCATAATCAACAACACCCATCGTCTTATAGAGTTGTGTGTGACCAAGCTCTCTCAGGACTGGTTCCCTCTTCTAGAGCTGTTGGCCATGGCCACCAACCCTCATTGCAAGTTCCACATATACAATGGTACCCGGCCCTCAGAGACAGTGCCTGCTGGGGTGCAGTTGGCTGAAGACGAGCTCTTCGCCCGCCCACCTGACCCTCGCTCTCCCAAG GGCTGGTTGGTGGATTTAGTAAACAAATTTGGCACATTAAACGGGTTTCAAATTCTGCATGATCGGTTTATGAGTGGTCAAGCTCTGAATGTTCAGATCATCGCTGCACTCATCAA GCCTTTTGGGCAGTGCTATGAGTTTCTCACTTTGCACACGGTAAAGAAGTACTTCCTTCCTATCATTGAAATGGTTCCCCAGTTTCTAGAAAACCTCACTGATGAAGAGTTGAAAAAAGAAGCCAAGAATGAAGCCAAAAATGATGCTTTGTCTATGATAATCAAATCATTAAAGAATTTGGCTTCACGAGTACCTGGGCAAGAGGAAACAGTCAAGAACATGGAGATTTTTAGGTTAAAAATGATTCTTAG GTTATTGCAAATTTCTTCGTTTAATGGAAAAATGAATGCACTAAATGAAGTAAACAAGGTGATCTCAAGTGTCTCATACTACACACATCGCCACGGCAACCCTGAGGAGGCAGAGTGGCTCACTGCAGAGCGTATGGCT GAGTGGATCCAGCAGAATAACATTTTGTCCATTGTACTGCGGGACAGCCTTCATCAGCCACAATATGTAGAGAAACTGGAGAAGATTTTACGATTTGTCATCAAGGAAAAAGCACTTACACTGCAGGACCTGGACAATATTTGGGCCGCCCAG GCTGGGAAGCATGAAGCTATTGTGAAGAATGTTCATGATCTCCTTGCAAAGTTGGCTTGGGACTTCTCTCCTGAGCAGCTGGACCATCTCTTTGACTGTTTTAAG GAAAGCTGGACTAATGCAAGTAAAAAACAACGGGAGAAGTTGTTGGAACTTATTCGAAGACTTGCAGAGGATGACAAAGATGGTGTGATGGCTCACAAAGTGCTAAATCTGCTGTGGAACCTGGCCCATAGTGATGATGTACCTGTGGACATCATGGACCAAGCTCTCAGCGCTCATATCAAGATTCTGGATTACAGTTGCTCGCAG GACAGGGATACCCAGAAGATTCAGTGGATTGATCGCTTTATTGAGGAGTTGCGATCCAATGATAAGTGGGTAATTCCTGCACTGAAGCAAATTCGAGAGATCTGCAGTCTGTTTGGAGAAGCTCCTCAAAATCTCAG AAAGAAAATACCTATTAACTTAAAGAGCTTAGAAGG TCAAACGCAGAGGAGCCCACATGTATTTTATCGACATGACCTTATCAACCAACTGCAGCACAATCATGCCCTGGTCACTCTGGTGGCTGAAAACCTGTCAGCATATATGGAGAGCATGAGACAGTTCTCTAAAG CAGAACACACAGATTTTGACCCTCAGACAGTCAGACCTGGAAGCCGATACAGTCATGTACAAGAAGTCCAGGAGCGTTTGAACTTTTTGAG GTTTCTGCTGAAGGACGGACAGCTGTGGCTCTGTGCTCCTCAGGCCAAGCAGATCTGGAAGTGCCTGGCAGAGAATGCTGTTTTCCTGTGTGATCGTGAAGCCTGCTTCAAATGGTACTCCAAACTAATGGGGGACGAGCCGGACCTTGACCCCGACATCAACAAGGACTTTTTTGAAAACAATGTGCTGCAGCTGGATCCTTCACTTCTGACTGAAAATGGCATGAAATGCTTTGAGCGCTTCTTTAAAGCCGTGAACTGCAGGGAGGGCAAACTTGTGGCGAAGCGGCGGGTGTATATGATGGATGATTTGGAGTTGATTGGACTAGATTACCTGTGGAGG GTTGTAATTCAAGGAAGTGATGATATCGCTAGCCGAGCAATTGATTTGCTCAAAGAAATTTACACAAATCTTGGACCAAAATTACAAGCTAATCAG GTAGAGATTCATGAGGATTTTATTCAGTCTTGCTTTGACCGGCTTAAAGCCTCCtatgacacactgtgtgtgctCGACGGGGATAAGGACAGCATTAACTGTGCCAGGCAGGAGGCCATCCGCATGGTGAGGGTTTTGACTGTGCTCAGGGAGTACATCACAGAGTGTGACAGCGATTACCACGAAGAAAGGACCATCCTTCCCATGTCCAG AGCATTTCGGGGAAAGCACATTACCCTAATAGTGCGATTTCCTAATCAAGGCAGACAGGTGGATGACCTGGACATCTGGTCCCACACCAATGACACGATTGGTTCAGTGCGGCGCTGCATTCTCAATCGAATTAAGGCCAACAGTGCACACACGAAAATCGAACTCTTCATTGGCGGGGACATTGTAGATCCTGCAGATGATAGGAAGTTGATTGGGCAGCTCAGTCTTAAAGACAAAACg CTCATCACAGCCAAGCTCACCCAGGTCAGCACCAATATGCCTTCAAGCCCTGACAGCTCATCAGACTCTTCCACAGGCTCCCCCGGGAACCATGGCAACCACTATAGTGATGGGCCAAACCCTGAAGTGGAGAGCTGTCTTCCTGGAGTG ATAATGTCCCTGCACCTACGCTACATCTCATTCTTATGGCAAGTAGCTGACCTGGGCTGTAATCTCAACATGCCTCTCCTGCGAGATGGAGCTCGAGTCCTTATGAAACTCATGCCTCCAG ATAACACTACTGTGGAAAACCTTCGAGCCATCTGCCTGGATCATGCTAAACTTGGAGAAAACAGCCTTAGCCCAACCCTCGACTCACGCTTCTTTGGACCATCACCTTCTCAAGTCCTTTACTTGATAGAG GTGGTTTATGCCTTGCTGATGCCTGCTAGTGGTACACTAGGAGAGGATGCTAGTGACTTCCAGTACAACTTTTTGAAGAGTGGTGGTCTGCCTCTAGTCTTGAGCATGCTCACCCGAAATAACTTCCTTCCAAACGCTGACATGGAGACGCGACGGGGAGCCTATCTGAATGCACTAAAAATAGCCAAGCTCCTGCTTACTGCAGTGGGGTTTGGCCATGTGAAGGCTGTGGCTGAAGCATGTCAGCCAGTCGCTGAGGGCACCATCCCCGTGTCACCT ATTAATCAGGTCACTCATGACCAGGCCCTGGTGCTTCAGAGTGCCCTGCAGAACATCCCCAATCCCTCAGCTGAGTGCATGCTCCGCAACGTAGCCATCCGACTAGCTCAGCAGATCTCTGATGAG aacttttTCCAAGCTTTGAAGTATGTCCCAGACATCTGTGTCATCAGAGCTGTCCAAAAGATCGTCTGGGCGTCAGGTTGTGGCACTATTCAGCTTGTCTTCAGTTCCAATGAAGAGATCAGCAAGATCTATGAAAAG ACAAATGCAGGGAATGAGCCTGATGCAGAGGACGAACAAGTATGCTGTGAGGCCCTAGAGGTCATGACCCTGTGCTTTGCCCTTATCCCTACTGCCCTAGATGCACTTAGTAAAGAGAAGGCCTGGCAGACCTTCATTATTGATCTGCTACTGCACTGCCAGAGCAA GTCTGTTCGTCAGATGGCACAAGAACAGTTCTTTCTCATGGCCACGAGGTGTTGTATGGGACACAGGCCACTCTTGTTCTTCATCACCCTCCTCTTCACAGTTTTAGGT AGCACTGCAAAAGAAAGAGCCAAACATGCTGGTGATTACTTCATCCTTTTGAGGCACTTGCTCAACTACGCATATAATAGCAACATTAACCTTCCTAATGCAGAGGTTCTTCTGAACAATGAGATTGATTGGTTGAAAAGAATCAAG GACGAGGTTAAGAGAACTGGGGAGACAGGGGTGGAAGAAACCATTTTAGAGGGCCATATTGGTGTCACAAAAGAATTGCTGGCTTTCCAGACCCCAGAAAAGAAGTACTATATAGGCTGTGAAAAGGGTGGAGCCAATCTCATCAAG GAGTTAATAGATGACTTCCTCTTCCCAGCCTCTAATGTGTACTTGCAATACATGAAGACTGGAGAGTTCCCCACTGAACAGGCAATACCTGTGTGTAGCAGTCCAGCCACTATTACTGCTGGTTTTGAGCTCCTTGTTGCACTAGCTGTCGGATGTGTGCGCAATCTCAGACAGATTGTTGACACGCTAACTGACATGTACTACTCAG GTTGTGAGGCACTTACAGAATGGGAGTACTTGCCCCCTGTGGGCCCAAGGCCCAATAAGGGCTTTGTGGGGCTAAAGAATGCAGGTGCAACTTGCTACATGAATTCAGTCATTCAGCAGCTCTACATGATCCCACCCATCAGAAACGGCATCCTAGCTATTGAGGGCACGGGTAGCGATGTGGATGATGACATGTCTGGGGATGAGAAACAGGATAATGAG AGTAATGTTGATCCACGGGATGAAGTCTTCAGTTATCATCACCAGTTTGATGACAAGCCATCACTGAATAAATCAGAGGATAGGAAAGAATACAATATTGGGGTTCTGCGACACTTGCAGGTGATTTTTGGACACCTTGCATCATCCAGGCTGCAATACTATGTTCCCAGGGGTTTCTGGAAACAATTTAG gttaTGGGGAGAACCAGTAAATTTGAGGGAGCAGCATGATGCCCTTGAGTTCTTTAACTCCCTTGTAGATAGTTTAGATGAGGCTTTGAAAGCACTGGGGCATCCTGCCATGTTGAGCAAAGTACTTGGAGGTTCCTTTGCAGATCAAAAGATCTGTCAGGGCTGCCCTCACAG ATATGAGTGTGAGGAATCCTTCACGACACTGAATGTAGATATCAGAAACCATCAGAATCTTCTTGATTCCATGGAACAGTATGTGAAGGGAGACTTGCTTGAGGGTGCTAATGCCTACCACTGTGAAAAATGCAACAAGAAA GTTGACACAGTAAAGCGCTTGCTTATTAAGAAACTGCCCCCAGTGCTGGCCATCCAGTTGAAGCGATTTGATTATGACTGGGAACGGGAGTGTGCCATAAAGTTCAATGACTACTTTGAGTTTCCCCGGGAGCTGGACATGGAGCCATACACTGTAGCAGGAGTAGCCAAACTAGAGGGCTTGGATATGCATCCTGAAAATCAG GTGATCCAACAAAATGAACCCTCTGAGCTGGAGCCACCCTGCAGTTCACGTTACAGACTTGTGGGGGTGCTAGTGCATTCAGGCCAGGCCAGTGGAGGCCACTATTACTCTTATATCATCCAGAGGAATGGCAGCGGTGGGGAGGGTGAGAGAAACCGCTGGTACAAGTTTGATGATGGAGATGTCACTGAATGCAAGATGGACGACGACGAAGAGATGAAGAACCAGTGCTTTGGGGGCGAGTACATGGGCGAAGTGTTTGACCACATGATGAAGCGCATGTCATACCGTCGGCAGAAGCGCTGGTGGAACGCTTACATCCTGTTCTATGAGCGTATGGACTCATTGGACAAAGACAGCGAGCTGGTAAAGTACATCTCAGAACTGAGTTTGAGCACCAAGCCACACCAGGTGAAGATGCCCTCAGCCATTGAGTGCAGCGTGCGCAAACAGAACGTCCAGTTCATGCACAGCCGCATGCAGTACAGTCTGGAGTATTTCCAATTCATCAAGAAACTGCTCACCTGTAATGGTGTCTATCTGAACCCTCCTCCAG GCCAAGACCATCTTTTGCCTGAAGCAGAAGAAATAGCGATGATTAGTATTCAGCTCGCTGCTAGGTTTCTCTTCAGCACAGGATTCCACACGAAGAAAGTTGTCCGTGGCCCTGCTAGTGATTG GTATGATGCCTTGTGCGTCCTGCTTCGACACAGCAAGAATGTACGCTGCTGGTTTGCACACAATGCCCTCTTTGCCTACCCAAACCGCTTCTCTGAATACCTGCTTGAGTGCCCCAGTGCTGAGGTCCGGGGCGCTTTCTCTAAACTCGTAGTATTTATTGCTCATTTCTCATTGCAAGATGGACCCTACCCATCACCGGTTGCCTCACCAGGACCATCCAGTCAG GGCTGTGATAATCTGAGCTTAAGTGACCACTTGTTCCGAGCTGTACTCAACTTGTTACGGAGAGAAGTGTCTGAGCATGGCCGTCACTTGCAGCAGTACTTCAATCTGTTTGTCATGTATGCCAACCTAG GCTTGGCAGAGAAGACCCAGCTTTTGAAGCTTAGTGTGCCTGCCACATTCATGCTAGTGGCTCTGGATGAGGGCCCAGGTCCACCCATTAAGTACCAGTATGCTGAGCTAGGAAAGCTGTACACGGTGGTATCGCAACTTGTGCGCTGCTGCGATGTAGCAACCCGTATGCAGTCCTCAATTAATG GTAACCCACCACTTCCAAACCCCTATGGGGATCCTAGCTTGACGCAACCCATAATGCCTCTGCAGCAGCTAGTCGCAGAGATCCTGTTTGTGCGGACCAGCTATGTGAAGAAAATCATTGAGGACTGTAGCAACTCAGAGGAAACCATTAAACTGCTGCGATTTTGTTGCTGGGAAAATCCTCAGTTCTCCTCCACTGTACTCAGTGAGCTACTGTGGCAG GTTGCATATTCCTACACATATGAGCTAAGGCCTTACCTGGACTTGCTGCTACAGATTCTGCTCATTGAGGACTCCTGGCAAACTCACAG gATACACAATGTGTTAAAGGGTATCCCAGATGATCGTGATGGGCTGTTTGACACCATCCAGCGCTCCAAGAACCACTACCAGAAGAGAGCCTACCAGTGCATTAAGTGCATGGTGGCTCTGTTCAGCAACTGCTCAGTGGCCTATCAGATCTTACAG AGCAATGGAGACCTGAAGAGAAAATGGACATGGGCAGTAGAGTGGCTTGGTGATGAACTAGAGCGCAGGCCGTACACTGGCAATGCCCAGTATACGTACAACAACTGGTCACCTCCTGTCCAAAGCAATGAAACCTCCAATGGCTACTTCCTTGAGCGATCCCACAGTGCACGCATGACATTAGCCAAGGCCTGTGAGCTTTGCCCTGAGGAG